A window of the Pseudomonas fluorescens genome harbors these coding sequences:
- a CDS encoding cold-shock protein: MSNRQMGTVKWFNDDKGFGFITPQGGGDDLFVHFKAIESDGFKSLKEGQAVSFEAEKGAKGMQAAKVRPE; the protein is encoded by the coding sequence ATGTCGAATCGTCAAATGGGTACAGTCAAATGGTTTAACGATGACAAAGGCTTTGGTTTCATCACTCCACAAGGTGGTGGTGATGACCTTTTTGTTCATTTCAAGGCCATTGAGTCGGATGGATTCAAAAGTTTGAAAGAAGGGCAGGCTGTTAGTTTCGAAGCAGAAAAAGGAGCTAAGGGAATGCAGGCAGCGAAAGTCCGTCCTGAGTAG
- a CDS encoding DUF2780 domain-containing protein, whose translation MKISRGFALASLLTLAAGPVFAGFSLNDVAGAVSGMQGGDKAAAAAPTSETAGLLSALSALNVTPQQAVGGTSAMLGLAKNQLSNTDYSELAKEVPGIDKLSGGSGNLAALSGLLGSSGKSAGLENALGNVKDTNDLNNAFGALGMDSGMVGQFAPILLQYLGQQGVGGSLLQSLGSIWGTGTNG comes from the coding sequence ATGAAGATTTCACGCGGTTTTGCCCTGGCATCGCTCCTGACCCTGGCGGCAGGGCCGGTGTTTGCCGGTTTCAGTTTGAATGACGTGGCCGGTGCGGTATCGGGCATGCAGGGCGGGGACAAGGCTGCCGCTGCGGCGCCGACGTCGGAAACCGCCGGTCTGTTGAGTGCCTTGAGCGCGCTGAACGTCACGCCGCAGCAAGCGGTCGGCGGCACCAGTGCCATGCTGGGGCTGGCGAAGAACCAGCTCAGCAACACGGACTATTCCGAGCTGGCCAAGGAAGTGCCGGGCATCGACAAGCTGTCGGGCGGCTCAGGCAATCTGGCGGCGTTGAGCGGCTTGCTCGGCTCTTCGGGCAAGTCCGCCGGGCTGGAAAATGCGCTGGGCAACGTCAAGGACACCAATGACCTGAACAACGCCTTCGGTGCGTTGGGCATGGACAGCGGGATGGTCGGCCAGTTTGCCCCGATCCTCCTGCAATACCTCGGTCAGCAGGGTGTCGGCGGTTCGTTGCTGCAAAGCCTGGGCAGCATCTGGGGCACCGGCACCAACGGTTGA